In Haloplanus rubicundus, one DNA window encodes the following:
- a CDS encoding NAD(P)/FAD-dependent oxidoreductase, which translates to MRVVVLGAGYAGLTLARRLESKLPQTADLVVVDEADQHLVQHELHRVIRRPAVEGAITVPLRDALDRATIRTARVESVDRDARRVRLSDGTLEYDYAAVCLGAETAFYDLPGVDEHGLPLKRLEHAHRIRESFLDACEADGRAVVGGAGLSGVQVAGELAALAEERGADVDVTVLERLDSVAPAFPEAFQSAVHDALDAAGVTVRTNARVTGATADAVELDDRTVPYDAFVWTGGIRGPDALGSDRPVVRGDLRLDDHAFAVGDVARVVDADGEAVPASAAAAIREARTVATNLDRLVRWELDGDTDEFPPKLDPFRFDAPGWIASVGDDAVATVGPKVFTGAAARTMKATVGAGHLSSVGAISRAADLVREELG; encoded by the coding sequence ATGCGCGTCGTCGTCCTCGGTGCCGGGTACGCCGGTCTCACGCTCGCCCGTCGCCTCGAATCCAAACTGCCCCAGACGGCCGACCTCGTCGTCGTCGACGAGGCGGATCAGCATCTCGTCCAGCACGAACTCCACCGCGTGATCCGCCGACCGGCGGTCGAAGGCGCCATCACCGTCCCCCTCCGCGACGCCCTGGATCGCGCGACGATCCGAACCGCTCGCGTCGAGAGCGTGGACCGCGACGCCCGTCGCGTCCGTCTGTCCGACGGGACGCTGGAGTACGACTACGCCGCCGTCTGTCTGGGCGCCGAGACGGCGTTTTACGACCTCCCGGGGGTCGACGAACACGGCCTCCCGCTGAAGCGTCTGGAGCACGCCCACCGTATCCGCGAGTCCTTCCTCGACGCCTGTGAGGCCGACGGCCGTGCCGTCGTCGGCGGCGCCGGTCTCTCCGGCGTCCAGGTGGCGGGCGAACTCGCGGCGCTGGCCGAGGAGCGCGGCGCCGACGTGGACGTGACGGTGCTCGAACGTCTCGATTCGGTCGCCCCCGCCTTCCCCGAGGCGTTCCAGTCCGCCGTCCACGACGCCCTCGACGCCGCCGGGGTGACGGTCCGGACGAACGCCCGGGTCACCGGCGCGACGGCCGACGCGGTCGAACTCGACGACCGGACCGTTCCCTACGACGCGTTCGTCTGGACCGGCGGCATCCGCGGCCCGGACGCCCTCGGGAGCGACCGCCCCGTCGTCCGGGGCGACCTGCGACTCGACGACCACGCCTTCGCCGTCGGCGACGTGGCGCGGGTGGTCGACGCCGACGGCGAGGCCGTTCCCGCGAGCGCCGCCGCCGCCATCCGGGAGGCTCGGACCGTCGCGACGAACCTCGATCGCCTCGTCCGCTGGGAGTTGGACGGCGACACCGACGAGTTTCCCCCGAAGCTCGACCCGTTCCGGTTCGACGCGCCGGGGTGGATCGCCTCCGTCGGCGACGACGCCGTCGCGACCGTCGGGCCGAAGGTGTTCACCGGCGCGGCGGCGCGGACGATGAAAGCCACCGTCGGCGCCGGTCACCTCTCCTCGGTCGGTGCGATCAGCCGCGCCGCCGACCTAGTTCGTGAGGAACTCGGCTGA
- a CDS encoding mechanosensitive ion channel family protein, producing MADPLAIVGGSTAARAVATVAVVAVVLAVRRGVTRLRRLEDRDIGQGGELALSALVTLVTGSGILIVVFLWDLIDPLARSYRNLGLEDLAGRILLAVVILAATYALTGFVGRVIGEFTGKRSTISEHQREVVYRLTQVTLYTLALLVVVGLFTRNLGSLLVGAGFLGIVVGMAARQTLGAVLAGFVLMFSRPFEIGDWVEIGEREGIVTDITIVTTRIQTFDGEYVMLPNDEVSGQPIINRTRKGRLRIEVEVGVDYDHDPGRAADIAREAVRGLDEILQVPTPQVVGKRFGDSAIVLGVRVWIDNPSARRMWRARTAVIETVTDAFEREGIKIPFPQRELMGRTEEGGFAIAEGERPASAPTPDGGDGDADD from the coding sequence ATGGCTGACCCGCTCGCCATCGTCGGCGGGTCGACGGCAGCACGGGCGGTTGCGACGGTAGCCGTCGTCGCGGTCGTACTCGCAGTCCGGCGCGGCGTCACCCGGTTGCGACGCCTCGAGGATCGCGACATCGGCCAAGGTGGCGAACTCGCGCTGTCGGCGCTGGTGACGCTGGTGACCGGCAGCGGCATCCTGATCGTCGTGTTCCTGTGGGACCTGATCGACCCGCTCGCGCGGTCGTACCGGAACCTCGGCCTGGAAGACCTCGCGGGGCGGATACTGCTCGCGGTGGTGATACTGGCGGCGACGTACGCCCTGACCGGTTTCGTCGGCCGGGTGATCGGCGAGTTTACGGGCAAACGGTCGACCATCAGCGAACACCAGCGCGAGGTCGTCTATCGGCTGACGCAGGTGACGCTCTACACGCTGGCGCTACTGGTGGTCGTGGGGTTGTTCACGCGGAACCTCGGGAGCCTCCTCGTCGGGGCCGGGTTTCTCGGTATCGTGGTCGGGATGGCGGCCCGGCAGACTCTCGGGGCCGTCCTCGCGGGCTTCGTCCTCATGTTCTCCCGGCCGTTCGAGATCGGCGACTGGGTGGAGATCGGCGAACGCGAGGGCATCGTCACCGACATCACCATCGTCACCACGCGCATCCAGACCTTCGACGGGGAGTACGTGATGCTCCCGAACGACGAGGTGAGCGGCCAGCCGATCATCAACCGGACGCGCAAGGGACGCCTCCGCATCGAGGTGGAGGTCGGCGTCGACTACGACCACGACCCGGGCCGGGCGGCCGACATCGCCCGCGAGGCGGTCCGGGGGCTGGACGAGATCCTGCAGGTGCCGACGCCGCAGGTGGTGGGCAAACGCTTCGGCGACTCCGCCATCGTCCTCGGGGTGCGGGTGTGGATCGACAACCCGAGCGCCCGCCGGATGTGGCGGGCGCGGACCGCGGTCATCGAGACCGTCACCGACGCCTTCGAACGGGAGGGCATCAAGATCCCCTTCCCGCAGCGCGAACTCATGGGCCGGACGGAGGAGGGTGGCTTCGCCATCGCGGAGGGCGAGCGACCGGCGTCGGCGCCGACGCCCGACGGGGGCGATGGGGACGCCGATGACTGA
- a CDS encoding metal-dependent hydrolase — MLFPTHLVAAFVLGRRWDLSVPPLVAGAAFPDLVDKPAAMVGLVDLYQTAGHSVALLVVGFAVVFVRRALAPFWIGWASHLLLDAAHMILNGRPDDILFLAWPAVEHTPAVDLPPIEFFLQYLWTPSFYAEFVVWGLLAYVLVADRE; from the coding sequence ATGCTGTTTCCCACCCACCTCGTCGCGGCGTTTGTCCTCGGGAGACGGTGGGACCTGTCGGTCCCGCCGCTCGTCGCGGGGGCGGCGTTCCCCGACCTCGTGGACAAACCAGCCGCGATGGTCGGCCTCGTCGACCTCTACCAGACGGCCGGTCACTCCGTGGCCCTTCTCGTCGTGGGCTTCGCCGTCGTGTTCGTTCGCCGGGCGCTGGCGCCGTTCTGGATCGGGTGGGCGTCGCATCTCCTCCTCGACGCCGCCCACATGATCCTCAACGGCCGCCCGGACGACATCCTCTTTCTGGCGTGGCCGGCGGTCGAACATACGCCCGCGGTCGACCTCCCACCCATCGAATTCTTCCTGCAGTACCTCTGGACGCCGTCGTTCTACGCCGAGTTCGTCGTCTGGGGGCTGCTGGCCTACGTACTGGTGGCCGACCGCGAGTAG
- a CDS encoding response regulator produces MTASEGGTVLIVDDDREVVRTYRRYLDDTYTIREAYDGEEALDELDDDVDVVLLDRLMPGPSGGEVLDRIRDRGYDVRVAMVTAVDPDFDIVDMGFDDYVTKPTTRDELRRTVEGLLELDQHAVDVRKYHSLLVKAAALREGKSTYELNENRAYTDLESRISDLEATLDAEAEQLVDDSRFVATLRAIDTAATPEDTDG; encoded by the coding sequence ATGACCGCGAGCGAGGGGGGAACCGTACTCATCGTCGACGACGACCGGGAGGTGGTCCGAACCTACCGGCGCTACCTCGACGACACGTACACGATCCGCGAGGCGTATGACGGGGAGGAGGCCCTCGACGAACTCGACGACGACGTCGATGTCGTCCTGCTCGACCGACTGATGCCCGGTCCCTCGGGAGGGGAGGTGCTCGACCGAATCCGTGACCGGGGCTACGACGTTCGCGTGGCGATGGTGACGGCCGTCGACCCCGACTTCGACATCGTCGATATGGGGTTCGACGACTACGTCACCAAACCGACGACCCGCGACGAACTCCGCCGGACCGTCGAAGGGCTACTCGAACTCGATCAACACGCCGTCGACGTGCGAAAGTACCACTCGTTGCTCGTGAAAGCCGCCGCGCTCCGTGAGGGGAAGTCGACGTACGAACTCAACGAAAACCGGGCGTACACCGACCTCGAATCGCGGATTTCCGATCTCGAAGCGACGCTCGACGCCGAAGCCGAGCAACTGGTCGACGACTCGCGGTTCGTGGCGACGCTCCGGGCCATCGACACCGCGGCGACACCGGAGGACACCGATGGCTGA
- the mvaD gene encoding phosphomevalonate decarboxylase MvaD: MKATATAHPIQGLVKYHGMRDPELRLPYHDSISVCTAPSRTLTTVEFGATDEDVYVIDGEPVEGRGAERIDAVVDHVRALADLDAPVRLESENSFQSNVGFGSSSSGFAAAAMALTEAAGLDLTRPEISTIARRGSSSAARAVTGAFSHLYAGLNDHDCRSERIETELEDDLRIVAALVPSYKETEQAHEEAADSHMFQARMAHIHGQIAEMRDALRSAEFDRAFELAEHDSLSLAATTMTGPAGWVYWQPRTIAVFNAVRALRKEGVPVYFSTDTGASVYVNTTAEYVEEVESAVADCGVETDVWEVGGPAEIRPASDALF; encoded by the coding sequence ATGAAAGCGACCGCGACGGCCCACCCGATCCAGGGGTTGGTGAAGTACCACGGGATGCGCGACCCGGAACTCCGCCTCCCCTACCACGACAGCATTAGCGTCTGTACCGCGCCGAGTCGAACGCTCACCACCGTCGAGTTCGGTGCGACCGACGAGGACGTGTACGTGATCGACGGCGAACCGGTCGAGGGTCGCGGCGCCGAACGCATCGACGCCGTCGTCGACCACGTCCGCGCCCTCGCGGACCTCGACGCCCCCGTCCGTCTGGAGAGCGAGAACTCCTTCCAGTCGAACGTCGGCTTCGGCTCCTCCTCGTCGGGCTTCGCCGCCGCCGCGATGGCGCTTACCGAGGCGGCGGGCCTCGATCTTACGCGCCCCGAAATCTCCACCATCGCCCGCCGCGGCTCCTCCTCGGCGGCCCGTGCCGTTACCGGTGCGTTCTCCCACCTCTACGCCGGACTCAACGACCACGACTGCCGCTCCGAGCGCATCGAAACGGAGCTGGAGGACGACCTGCGGATCGTCGCCGCCCTCGTCCCCTCCTACAAGGAGACCGAACAGGCCCACGAGGAGGCCGCGGACAGCCACATGTTCCAGGCGCGGATGGCCCACATCCACGGCCAGATCGCCGAGATGCGCGACGCGCTCCGGTCGGCCGAGTTCGACCGCGCGTTCGAACTCGCGGAACACGACTCGCTCTCGCTCGCGGCGACGACCATGACCGGTCCCGCGGGCTGGGTCTACTGGCAGCCCCGCACCATCGCCGTCTTCAACGCGGTCCGCGCGCTCCGCAAGGAGGGCGTGCCCGTCTACTTCTCGACCGACACCGGCGCGAGCGTCTACGTCAACACGACCGCCGAGTACGTCGAAGAGGTCGAATCGGCCGTCGCCGACTGCGGCGTCGAGACCGACGTCTGGGAGGTCGGCGGCCCGGCCGAAATCCGCCCGGCGTCGGACGCCCTCTTCTAG
- a CDS encoding RNA-guided endonuclease InsQ/TnpB family protein, with protein MAIEVTRTYVGTIQNHRQVCNGLDSLGDSASKIWNIARWTADRVWDETGEIPNEGVLKSYMKNRECWKDLNAQSSQKVIEELSDAFQSWFDLRQNDSEANPPGYRKHGDTRPKSTVTFKADGFKHDPEHNRIRLSKGSTLKEHFSDFILCEYQTRPDFDLSEVNRVQNVRAVWNGDEWELHFVCKVELETNDSAGDGVAGIDLGITNIATVAFPDEYVLYPGNSPKQDKHYFTRAEYDTEGEDGPSEQSRWARRKLADRETHFYHTLTDTIITECVERGVGALAVSWPEDVRESDWGKTGNKKLHSWAFDRIYQYLEYKGETRGVEVLKENEWETSKTCSRCGDDAKSNRVERGLYVCSSCELVANADCNGAENMRQKITPSPHGEDRSNGCVAQPSTYLFDRESGMFRTREQAVS; from the coding sequence GTGGCGATTGAGGTCACTCGCACCTACGTTGGTACCATTCAGAACCACCGGCAGGTCTGCAATGGCCTCGATTCGCTCGGTGATTCCGCCTCGAAAATCTGGAACATCGCACGCTGGACAGCCGACCGTGTATGGGATGAAACCGGCGAAATTCCCAATGAAGGCGTGCTGAAATCGTATATGAAGAACCGCGAGTGCTGGAAAGACTTGAACGCGCAATCCAGTCAGAAAGTCATCGAAGAACTTTCTGACGCTTTCCAGTCGTGGTTCGACCTGCGACAGAACGATTCAGAGGCGAATCCGCCCGGCTACCGAAAACACGGCGATACCCGACCCAAGAGTACGGTCACGTTCAAAGCAGACGGCTTCAAACACGACCCCGAACACAACCGCATCCGACTCAGCAAAGGCTCAACTCTGAAAGAGCATTTCTCGGACTTTATCCTCTGCGAGTACCAGACTCGCCCCGATTTTGACCTCTCAGAAGTCAACCGAGTGCAGAACGTTCGCGCCGTCTGGAACGGCGACGAGTGGGAACTACACTTCGTCTGCAAAGTCGAACTCGAAACCAACGACTCTGCAGGCGACGGTGTTGCCGGTATCGACCTTGGAATCACGAACATCGCCACGGTTGCGTTCCCCGACGAATACGTCCTGTATCCCGGCAACTCGCCCAAGCAGGACAAGCACTACTTCACCCGAGCAGAGTACGATACCGAGGGTGAGGACGGCCCGTCAGAGCAGTCGAGGTGGGCGCGTCGGAAGCTCGCTGACCGCGAAACGCACTTCTACCACACGTTGACGGACACCATCATCACCGAGTGTGTCGAACGCGGTGTTGGGGCGCTCGCCGTGAGTTGGCCGGAAGACGTGCGCGAGTCCGACTGGGGCAAGACCGGCAATAAGAAGTTGCATTCGTGGGCGTTCGACCGCATCTACCAGTACCTCGAATACAAAGGCGAGACACGTGGCGTTGAGGTGCTGAAAGAGAATGAATGGGAGACGTCGAAGACGTGTTCACGATGTGGAGACGACGCGAAGTCGAACCGTGTCGAACGTGGATTGTACGTCTGCTCATCGTGCGAGTTGGTAGCCAACGCGGATTGCAACGGGGCAGAGAATATGCGGCAGAAGATAACTCCGAGTCCTCACGGTGAGGATAGGAGTAACGGCTGTGTGGCACAGCCATCGACATACTTGTTCGACCGCGAGAGCGGGATGTTTCGCACGAGAGAACAAGCCGTGTCGTAG
- a CDS encoding methionine synthase: MSENNREQFRPDDHPNEHFLLTSIVGSYPKPKWLNRAADLADDPDSKFTDEHLHEAHDDACRVIVDEHERTGLDTVSDGEMRRNEMVEFFADRIDGYEFNGPVKVWGHNYFDKPSVVDDVEYGESWLVDEFEFTNAAASKPVKVPITGPYTLASWSFNEAYADDAELSYALADLVNEEIEALVEAGARYIQIDEPALATTPDDHAIVGECLDRIVANIPDEVRIGLHVCYGDYSRIYPELLEYPIDEFDVELCNGDYEQIDVFTDPEFTTDLALGVVDVHTTDVESVEEIKENIREGFKVVPPERLTVSPDCGVKLLPREVARQKIENMVTATREIEAELDAGEIDLGPEVSAD; encoded by the coding sequence ATGAGCGAGAACAACCGCGAACAGTTCCGCCCCGACGACCACCCGAACGAGCACTTCCTGCTCACCTCCATCGTCGGCTCCTACCCGAAGCCGAAGTGGCTCAACCGGGCGGCGGACCTCGCGGACGACCCCGACTCGAAGTTCACGGACGAACACCTCCACGAGGCCCACGACGACGCCTGTCGCGTCATCGTCGACGAACACGAGCGGACGGGTCTCGACACCGTCTCCGACGGCGAGATGCGCCGCAACGAGATGGTGGAGTTCTTCGCCGACCGCATCGACGGCTACGAGTTCAACGGGCCGGTGAAGGTGTGGGGTCACAACTACTTCGACAAGCCCTCGGTCGTCGACGACGTGGAGTACGGCGAGTCGTGGCTGGTCGACGAGTTCGAGTTCACGAACGCCGCCGCGAGCAAGCCGGTGAAGGTGCCGATCACCGGCCCCTACACCCTCGCCTCGTGGTCGTTCAACGAGGCCTACGCGGACGACGCCGAACTCTCCTACGCCCTCGCCGACCTCGTCAACGAAGAGATCGAGGCGCTCGTCGAGGCGGGCGCGCGCTACATCCAGATCGACGAACCCGCGCTGGCGACGACGCCCGACGACCACGCCATCGTCGGCGAGTGTCTCGACCGTATCGTCGCGAACATCCCCGACGAGGTGCGGATCGGTCTCCACGTCTGTTACGGCGACTACTCCCGCATCTACCCCGAACTGCTCGAGTACCCCATCGACGAGTTCGACGTGGAACTCTGTAACGGCGACTACGAACAGATCGACGTGTTCACCGATCCCGAGTTCACGACCGACCTCGCACTCGGCGTCGTCGACGTTCACACCACGGACGTAGAGAGCGTCGAGGAGATCAAGGAGAACATTCGGGAGGGCTTCAAGGTCGTGCCTCCCGAGCGCCTGACGGTCAGTCCGGACTGTGGCGTGAAACTGCTGCCGCGCGAAGTCGCGCGACAGAAGATCGAGAACATGGTGACGGCGACCCGTGAGATCGAGGCCGAACTCGACGCCGGCGAGATCGATCTCGGGCCGGAAGTCAGCGCCGACTAG
- a CDS encoding RAD55 family ATPase, protein MAEGDARADRYSLADALPIDLADLDPGTNVLVSGPPMSGKRQLVFDLLAPESVPADPIVVMTTDDPASRIQTGFEERGVRFDPTTFRVVDATGAPGDADPAVHRVSSPADLTGMGVAFTQAVDEMGTPDRLRLGFVSISTLLQYVDAERAFSFLHVLSRRTSAAGYLGVYSIDPTTHEERFVNVVTSIFDAAVEIREQDGDRELRVRGVSNVAPEWTPFPY, encoded by the coding sequence ATGGCTGAAGGCGACGCCAGAGCCGACCGCTACTCGCTCGCCGACGCGTTGCCGATCGATCTCGCCGACCTCGATCCGGGCACGAACGTGCTGGTGTCCGGGCCGCCGATGTCGGGGAAGCGCCAACTGGTGTTCGACCTCCTCGCTCCCGAGAGCGTCCCCGCCGACCCCATCGTCGTGATGACGACCGACGACCCCGCGTCGCGCATCCAAACGGGGTTCGAGGAGCGTGGCGTCCGGTTCGATCCGACGACGTTCCGCGTCGTCGACGCGACGGGAGCGCCGGGGGATGCGGACCCGGCCGTCCACCGCGTCTCCTCGCCCGCGGACCTCACGGGGATGGGCGTCGCCTTCACTCAGGCGGTCGACGAGATGGGGACGCCCGACCGCCTCCGACTGGGCTTTGTCTCCATCTCGACGCTCCTCCAGTACGTCGACGCCGAGCGCGCGTTCTCGTTCCTCCACGTCCTTTCCCGGCGGACGAGCGCCGCCGGCTACCTCGGCGTCTACAGCATCGATCCGACGACCCACGAGGAGCGCTTCGTCAACGTCGTCACCTCCATCTTCGACGCCGCCGTCGAGATTCGGGAACAGGACGGCGACCGGGAACTCCGCGTCCGTGGGGTCTCGAACGTGGCGCCCGAGTGGACGCCGTTCCCGTACTGA
- a CDS encoding 5-methyltetrahydropteroyltriglutamate--homocysteine methyltransferase: MTELVATTPGLYPLPDWAKDELSDLKGHQKGDLIAGDEGPEIVDAYDRTRAEVVDAQVDAGLDSVVEGQLRWDDMLAHPLTIHENVETGGIVRYYDNNNFYRDPQVRGELTPSGDVAAELEAVDADALQAVLPGPYSLADLATDEHYGDEADFLDAVADYLAGEIEAFPDHETLFLLEPSLVENPPDDDTNERASAAIDHVAEATDADVVAHTYWGAVPEKTYAHLMDADVDAIGFDFVTETEDALYNINEYGTKEQVALGLVDGGNTLVESPETIRDRVEWVDENTHTDFDRAYVTSNTELFYLPVNKFEDKLQALGDAAALAEVDA; encoded by the coding sequence ATGACCGAACTGGTCGCCACGACACCGGGACTGTATCCGCTTCCCGACTGGGCGAAAGACGAGCTATCGGACCTGAAAGGCCACCAGAAAGGCGATCTGATCGCCGGCGACGAGGGGCCGGAGATCGTCGACGCCTACGACCGCACGCGGGCCGAGGTCGTCGACGCGCAGGTCGACGCCGGACTCGACAGCGTCGTCGAGGGACAACTGCGCTGGGACGACATGCTCGCCCACCCGCTGACGATCCACGAGAACGTCGAGACGGGCGGCATCGTCCGCTACTACGACAACAACAACTTCTATCGCGACCCGCAGGTGCGGGGCGAACTCACGCCGTCGGGCGACGTGGCCGCCGAACTCGAGGCGGTCGACGCCGACGCCCTGCAGGCGGTCCTCCCCGGCCCGTACTCGCTCGCCGACCTCGCGACCGACGAACATTACGGCGACGAGGCTGACTTCCTCGACGCCGTCGCGGACTATCTCGCGGGCGAAATCGAGGCGTTCCCGGACCACGAGACGCTGTTCCTGCTCGAACCCTCGCTGGTCGAGAACCCACCGGACGACGACACGAACGAGCGCGCGAGCGCCGCCATCGACCACGTGGCCGAGGCGACCGACGCCGACGTGGTCGCCCACACCTACTGGGGGGCCGTGCCCGAGAAGACGTACGCCCACCTGATGGACGCGGACGTGGACGCCATCGGCTTCGACTTCGTGACCGAAACCGAGGACGCCCTCTACAACATCAACGAGTACGGCACCAAAGAGCAGGTGGCGCTGGGGCTGGTCGACGGGGGGAACACGCTCGTCGAGTCGCCCGAAACCATTCGTGACCGCGTCGAGTGGGTCGACGAGAACACCCACACCGATTTCGACCGGGCCTACGTCACCTCCAACACCGAACTGTTCTACCTGCCGGTGAACAAGTTCGAGGACAAGCTGCAGGCGCTCGGTGACGCCGCGGCGCTCGCGGAGGTGGACGCATGA
- a CDS encoding TOBE domain-containing protein produces MALSARNRLAGTVRSVETDGLMAEVEIELDGGQVVTAVITAGSVDRLGVEEGAELDAVIKATEVMVEN; encoded by the coding sequence ATGGCACTCAGTGCACGCAACCGGCTCGCTGGTACCGTCCGAAGCGTCGAAACCGACGGCCTGATGGCCGAAGTCGAGATCGAACTCGACGGCGGACAGGTCGTCACCGCCGTCATCACGGCGGGCTCCGTCGACCGCCTCGGCGTCGAGGAGGGGGCGGAGCTCGACGCCGTGATCAAGGCGACCGAAGTGATGGTCGAGAACTAG
- a CDS encoding 16S ribosomal RNA methyltransferase A produces MTASRDPDRLLGRAGVSGNPDRDQHFLVDERVLDRLPTYLPDAADRSHVLEIGGGTGALTDRLLATSDRVTVVERDPDLAAFLREEFSDERAAGHLTVIEGDALERDLPTDVTASVSNLPYGVSSEITFRLLPLGVPTVLMFQREFAERMAAEPGTSEYGRLSVSAQHYASVEVVEPVPPTAFSPPPAVESAVVRTTPRDPDYEVADEAFFLRFVKAVFTQRRKTVRNAIRNTAHISGLDDPDAVVEAADEATMSKRAGDLAPDDFAALAGLALEHGVEADG; encoded by the coding sequence ATGACAGCGTCGCGCGATCCGGATCGACTGCTCGGGCGGGCGGGCGTGAGCGGCAACCCCGACCGCGATCAGCATTTCCTCGTCGACGAGCGCGTCCTCGACCGGTTGCCGACGTACCTCCCCGACGCCGCCGACCGGAGTCACGTCCTCGAAATCGGTGGCGGCACCGGCGCGCTCACCGACCGGTTGCTGGCGACGAGCGACCGGGTGACCGTGGTCGAGCGCGATCCGGACCTCGCGGCCTTCCTCCGGGAGGAGTTCTCCGACGAGCGGGCGGCGGGGCACCTGACCGTGATCGAGGGCGACGCGCTGGAGCGTGACCTCCCGACGGACGTGACCGCGAGCGTCTCGAACCTGCCGTACGGCGTCTCCAGCGAGATCACGTTCCGCCTCCTGCCGCTCGGGGTGCCGACCGTCCTGATGTTCCAGCGGGAGTTCGCGGAGCGAATGGCCGCGGAACCGGGGACGAGCGAGTACGGCCGGCTGTCGGTGAGCGCCCAGCACTACGCGTCGGTCGAGGTGGTCGAACCGGTACCGCCGACGGCGTTCTCGCCGCCGCCGGCGGTCGAGAGCGCCGTCGTGCGGACGACGCCCCGCGACCCCGACTACGAGGTCGCGGACGAGGCGTTCTTCCTCCGATTCGTGAAGGCGGTGTTCACCCAGCGCCGCAAGACGGTCCGGAACGCGATCCGCAACACCGCCCACATCTCCGGACTCGACGACCCGGACGCCGTGGTCGAGGCGGCGGACGAAGCGACCATGTCGAAGCGCGCGGGCGATCTGGCGCCGGACGACTTCGCCGCGCTCGCGGGCCTCGCCCTCGAACACGGAGTGGAGGCGGATGGCTGA
- a CDS encoding HemK2/MTQ2 family protein methyltransferase, translated as MTDGGGDTREDLADRRGLERDVYQPAEDSRLLAEAAVEHARGRTLEVGTGSGWVAERIATETDATVVASDFNAAACRQARERGLEAVRADLVAPFRDGSFDTVAFNPPYLPTDSDNEWDDRMERALSGGESGRAVIDPFLDTVGRVLRPDGIVLLLVSSLTGFDAVVDRAERRGFAVSTVRQESYPFEVLSILRLDT; from the coding sequence ATGACTGACGGCGGGGGCGACACCCGGGAGGACCTCGCCGACCGGCGAGGGCTGGAGCGGGACGTCTACCAGCCGGCAGAGGACTCCCGCCTCCTCGCCGAGGCGGCGGTCGAACACGCCCGCGGGCGGACGCTCGAAGTGGGGACGGGGTCGGGCTGGGTCGCCGAACGCATCGCGACCGAGACGGACGCGACGGTGGTGGCGAGCGACTTCAACGCCGCGGCGTGTCGGCAGGCCCGCGAGCGCGGGCTGGAGGCCGTCCGCGCGGACCTCGTCGCCCCCTTCCGTGACGGGAGCTTCGACACCGTGGCGTTCAACCCGCCGTACCTGCCGACCGATTCCGACAACGAGTGGGACGACCGGATGGAGCGGGCGCTCTCGGGCGGCGAGTCGGGACGGGCGGTCATCGATCCGTTCCTCGACACGGTAGGCCGGGTCCTGCGACCGGACGGCATCGTCCTCCTCCTCGTGAGTAGCCTCACGGGGTTCGACGCCGTGGTCGACCGCGCGGAGCGCCGGGGGTTCGCCGTCTCGACCGTCCGCCAGGAGTCGTACCCCTTCGAGGTGCTGTCGATCCTCCGGCTCGATACATAA
- a CDS encoding DUF655 domain-containing protein: MTTSESEEAGDDGSADAAEGVERSYAVVLDYLPHGRPDDDRPQYKKSPLAYALGESDFQLLELTITDDADVSIGDRIVLAPDDEREVVGRIREVDYDDLSNAAHSELEYVVEEVVDRNERRFVDFYNEAQPITLRLHQLNLLPGIGKKLRNDVLDERKRAPFESFDELEERISGLHDPKGVLVDRILEELRDEDLKYRTFVE, translated from the coding sequence ATGACGACCTCCGAGAGCGAAGAGGCTGGCGACGACGGGAGCGCCGATGCCGCGGAGGGAGTGGAGCGATCCTACGCGGTGGTTCTCGACTACCTTCCCCACGGGCGTCCCGACGACGACCGCCCGCAGTACAAGAAGTCGCCGCTCGCGTACGCGCTCGGGGAGTCGGATTTCCAGTTGCTCGAGCTCACGATCACCGACGACGCCGACGTGAGCATCGGCGACCGCATCGTCCTCGCGCCGGACGACGAACGGGAGGTGGTCGGTCGCATCCGCGAGGTGGACTACGACGACCTCTCGAACGCCGCCCACTCCGAACTGGAGTACGTGGTCGAGGAAGTCGTCGACCGCAACGAGCGGCGCTTCGTCGACTTCTACAACGAGGCCCAGCCGATCACGCTTCGGCTCCACCAGCTCAACCTCCTGCCGGGGATCGGCAAGAAACTCCGGAACGACGTGCTCGACGAGCGCAAGCGCGCGCCCTTCGAGAGCTTCGACGAACTGGAGGAGCGAATCTCGGGACTACACGATCCGAAGGGCGTCCTCGTCGACCGGATTCTGGAGGAACTCCGGGACGAGGACCTCAAGTACCGGACGTTCGTGGAGTAG